In a single window of the Pontibacter russatus genome:
- a CDS encoding O-methyltransferase: MKKIGFYVSNLVQRVLHYGKFRNEFLRRLPQKFHGAAKLLFYFTFTAEEKKLAGEIESFRSRIPSVSTAKEVYSYTSPHSNTFKTDEKGKALPGEYIGSSVEGHMKTGSSTFNGILLRRIVAGAGVKRILELGTNTGFSGCYFLSVPGTELVTIEGSEALCEIARINMDRFSTKHRIMNMLFDEAIDVLLAEKATFDCVFIDGQHEQKATLHYTQRVLPMLKPGALIVHDDIYWSDDMHAGWQKMVRDPQFSETVDLFYKGICVVGSGTGPKAHYDMGECLPRPEIFRENW; the protein is encoded by the coding sequence ATGAAGAAGATAGGCTTTTATGTTTCGAACCTGGTGCAGCGGGTGCTGCACTACGGCAAATTCAGGAATGAGTTTCTGAGGCGGCTGCCGCAGAAATTCCACGGCGCGGCCAAACTCCTCTTCTACTTTACCTTCACGGCGGAGGAAAAGAAACTGGCGGGCGAGATCGAAAGCTTTCGCTCCAGAATCCCGTCCGTAAGCACGGCAAAGGAGGTCTACAGCTATACCTCGCCCCACTCCAACACTTTTAAAACCGACGAGAAAGGCAAGGCCTTGCCCGGGGAATATATAGGCAGCTCGGTAGAGGGCCACATGAAAACGGGCTCCTCCACGTTCAACGGCATCCTGCTGCGCCGCATCGTGGCCGGGGCAGGAGTGAAAAGAATCCTGGAGCTGGGCACCAACACCGGCTTTTCCGGCTGCTATTTTCTGTCTGTGCCGGGCACGGAGCTGGTGACCATAGAAGGGTCGGAGGCGCTGTGCGAGATCGCCAGAATCAACATGGACCGCTTCTCAACCAAACACCGCATCATGAACATGCTGTTTGATGAGGCCATTGATGTGCTGCTGGCGGAGAAAGCCACCTTCGACTGCGTGTTTATTGACGGGCAGCACGAGCAGAAGGCCACCCTGCACTACACGCAGCGCGTGTTGCCCATGCTGAAGCCCGGGGCGCTCATCGTACACGACGATATTTACTGGTCGGATGACATGCATGCGGGATGGCAAAAGATGGTGCGGGACCCGCAGTTCTCAGAGACAGTCGACCTCTTCTACAAGGGAATCTGCGTGGTGGGCAGCGGCACGGGCCCCAAAGCCCACTACGACATGGGCGAGTGTCTGCCAAGGCCGGAGATTTTCCGGGAGAACTGGTAG
- a CDS encoding PepSY-like domain-containing protein, with protein sequence MKTILLAVLFSGSAALAANAQDIKAADVPQAVTSALAQKYADPKGLDWEMDGANYEAEFDVNRTDHTVLIAPSGEIVMAKSDMMQSELPQPVRNAIDQKYKGMPVDDVEQVEKGGETYYQVELDENGTDRKLVFTADGQEVTEPAYWD encoded by the coding sequence ATGAAGACGATCTTATTGGCAGTGCTTTTCTCTGGCAGCGCTGCCCTGGCAGCTAATGCGCAGGATATAAAAGCGGCAGATGTGCCGCAGGCCGTAACAAGCGCCCTGGCGCAGAAATATGCGGATCCCAAGGGCCTTGACTGGGAGATGGACGGCGCCAACTATGAGGCGGAGTTCGATGTAAACCGCACGGACCATACGGTGCTCATTGCCCCTTCGGGCGAAATAGTGATGGCCAAAAGCGATATGATGCAGAGCGAACTGCCGCAGCCTGTGCGAAACGCCATTGACCAAAAGTACAAAGGAATGCCCGTGGATGATGTGGAACAGGTTGAGAAGGGTGGCGAAACCTACTATCAGGTGGAGCTGGACGAGAACGGAACTGACCGCAAGCTTGTTTTCACGGCAGATGGCCAGGAAGTAACGGAGCCCGCCTATTGGGACTAA
- a CDS encoding YoaK family protein, which yields MFRHVERGRTYRHNIKLAGLLSFIAGIVNICGVLSVHTLTTNVTGHFAYFAEQLQQREYGPALNFLLYILAYFLGSFLSSLAMEASLRNGYRTVHVVPMLLEIAILLGLGFAADDMLLAGVSGIDIALLLLFAMGLQNALVTRVSKSVVRTTHLTGLFTDLGIELSQLLFYKREEQQEKLTRSVHLKLVIISSFFAGCIVGGYVYKTLTLHTLAVAAGLLAVALAYDTLKFRYYRLRRGRNRA from the coding sequence ATGTTTCGGCACGTAGAGAGGGGCAGAACGTACAGGCACAACATCAAACTGGCCGGTTTGCTGTCGTTTATCGCGGGCATCGTCAATATTTGCGGGGTGCTGTCGGTCCATACGCTCACCACCAACGTTACCGGCCACTTCGCCTACTTTGCCGAGCAGTTGCAGCAGAGAGAATATGGCCCGGCGCTCAACTTCCTGCTCTATATCCTGGCTTACTTCCTGGGTTCGTTTCTGTCGAGCCTGGCCATGGAGGCGTCGCTGCGCAATGGCTACAGAACGGTGCACGTGGTGCCAATGCTACTCGAAATCGCGATTTTGCTGGGACTGGGCTTCGCGGCGGACGATATGCTGCTGGCCGGGGTAAGCGGCATCGACATCGCCCTGCTGCTGCTGTTTGCGATGGGCCTGCAGAATGCGCTGGTGACGCGGGTCTCCAAATCAGTTGTCCGGACCACGCACCTGACCGGGCTTTTCACGGACCTGGGCATTGAGCTGTCGCAGCTGCTCTTCTACAAAAGGGAGGAGCAGCAGGAGAAGCTGACACGCAGCGTGCATCTGAAGCTCGTCATCATTTCCTCGTTTTTTGCGGGCTGCATAGTTGGCGGTTATGTTTATAAAACCCTAACTTTGCACACTTTGGCCGTAGCGGCGGGGCTGCTGGCCGTAGCACTCGCTTACGACACACTGAAATTCAGGTACTACCGCCTGCGCAGGGGGCGCAATCGGGCCTAA
- a CDS encoding PepSY-like domain-containing protein, whose protein sequence is MKLTASLMLLLGLIQFSCDDDKDNDVKPDSVPETVKTTLAANFPNTVGLEWEKVGNDYEADFDVDTVDHEALISASGEMLKYKYDITEAELPEAVKTAISQSYSNLRLDDAEKLLQGNSEYYQVELDDSGADKKLVFSADGQEQTQPAYWD, encoded by the coding sequence ATGAAATTAACAGCCAGCCTGATGTTGCTCCTGGGCCTGATCCAGTTCTCATGCGACGATGACAAAGACAACGACGTAAAGCCGGACAGCGTGCCGGAAACCGTAAAAACCACCCTTGCCGCTAACTTCCCGAACACCGTTGGCCTGGAGTGGGAGAAGGTAGGAAACGACTACGAGGCAGACTTTGACGTGGACACCGTGGACCATGAGGCCCTGATCAGCGCAAGCGGCGAGATGCTGAAGTACAAGTACGATATCACGGAGGCAGAGCTGCCGGAGGCCGTAAAGACGGCAATCAGCCAGAGCTACAGCAACCTGCGCCTGGACGACGCCGAGAAGCTGCTACAGGGCAACAGCGAATACTACCAGGTGGAACTGGACGACAGCGGCGCGGACAAGAAACTCGTTTTCTCTGCCGACGGCCAGGAGCAAACGCAGCCCGCCTATTGGGACTAA
- a CDS encoding transposase translates to MFTTFKNAARQAEVLSQALFFSYRLEGFLSPFLARLDELLDRRLVYTFQNLCRALVRHRSRSTGLLLSELGGVVLSPDKAPAGTKRLSNLLRSKKWSAQLITDYLSQEAQTYVEQLLEAERELPLLLWDESVQEKCESLQSEGLCAVRSVKAKRQLRIKKGYYDPPTREPVHVPGFRWVGLLCCGLWQAPRIARFAWWSSRGKEATSLEQVKLTLLLWARQTFGQAVLHVFDRGYASSKWLGLLLGRHDRFLLRWPSRYKLVDGRGLLKNAYRFSVGRKATSSRVVRDMVRKITYRRSLLWQPCLHPDYDQPLTLLICRPGKKGRQPWYLLTSEEVRSDRQAWRLVFAYARRWQVEQAFRFNKSEMGMESCRLWFWSSRMKLLQVVTLVYAFLLSLLDKELREAVSHLLRQGCHRTGKRCRKTPTPLYRIRLALANLWNLLYLSLQTPG, encoded by the coding sequence ATGTTTACTACTTTCAAAAACGCAGCACGCCAAGCCGAGGTTCTCTCCCAGGCTCTGTTTTTCTCCTACCGCCTCGAAGGATTTCTTTCTCCTTTCCTTGCCAGGCTCGATGAGCTGCTGGACCGCCGCCTGGTCTACACTTTCCAGAACCTATGCCGGGCGCTGGTGCGCCACCGCAGCCGCTCCACCGGTCTGCTTCTAAGCGAGCTGGGTGGGGTTGTGCTCTCGCCCGACAAAGCCCCGGCGGGCACCAAGCGCCTGTCTAACCTGCTGCGCAGTAAGAAGTGGTCTGCCCAACTCATCACCGACTACCTGAGTCAAGAGGCCCAAACATACGTAGAGCAGCTGCTGGAAGCGGAACGTGAGCTGCCCCTGCTTTTGTGGGACGAGAGCGTGCAGGAAAAGTGCGAAAGCCTCCAAAGCGAGGGCTTATGCGCCGTGCGCAGCGTCAAAGCTAAACGGCAACTCAGAATCAAGAAGGGCTATTATGATCCCCCCACCCGGGAGCCGGTGCACGTGCCAGGCTTTCGGTGGGTGGGCCTCTTGTGCTGCGGCCTGTGGCAGGCTCCACGCATCGCCCGCTTTGCCTGGTGGAGTAGCCGGGGCAAAGAGGCCACCTCCCTGGAGCAGGTGAAGCTCACGCTGCTCTTGTGGGCCCGCCAGACCTTCGGCCAGGCCGTGCTGCACGTCTTTGACCGCGGCTATGCCTCCTCTAAGTGGCTGGGGCTGCTTTTAGGCCGCCACGACCGCTTCCTCTTGCGCTGGCCCTCCAGGTATAAGCTCGTGGATGGGCGTGGGCTTCTAAAGAATGCCTACCGCTTTTCGGTCGGCCGCAAAGCCACCTCCTCAAGAGTAGTAAGGGACATGGTCCGAAAGATCACTTACCGGCGCAGCCTCTTGTGGCAGCCCTGCCTGCACCCGGACTATGACCAGCCGCTCACGCTCCTGATCTGCCGGCCAGGTAAGAAAGGCCGCCAACCCTGGTATTTGCTCACCAGTGAAGAAGTCAGGAGTGATCGCCAGGCCTGGCGCCTGGTCTTTGCTTACGCCAGAAGGTGGCAGGTGGAGCAGGCCTTCCGCTTCAACAAATCAGAAATGGGCATGGAGTCGTGCCGGCTTTGGTTCTGGTCGAGCCGCATGAAGCTCTTGCAGGTGGTCACCCTGGTGTATGCTTTTCTGCTCTCGCTGCTGGATAAAGAGCTGCGGGAGGCGGTCTCCCATCTCCTTAGGCAGGGCTGCCATAGAACAGGAAAGCGGTGCAGGAAAACTCCTACACCGCTTTACCGTATCCGGCTGGCACTGGCCAACCTCTGGAATCTACTCTATCTATCCCTGCAAACTCCGGGATGA
- a CDS encoding ATP-dependent Clp protease ATP-binding subunit gives MEAKFSKRVKEVISLSREEALRYGHDHIGTEHLLLSMIWEGKGSAISLLKNLGVSVNELKHALEDATRSAYTQRQNTNGSIPLTTQAEQVIKTTYLEAKFDDSKVIGTVHLLLAILRDRDDPTSKILSKYNVTYDAVRDFAS, from the coding sequence ATGGAAGCCAAATTTTCTAAAAGAGTGAAAGAAGTCATTTCGCTCAGCCGCGAGGAAGCATTACGATATGGACATGACCATATCGGTACCGAACACTTGCTATTGAGCATGATCTGGGAAGGAAAAGGGAGTGCCATCTCCCTGCTCAAAAACCTGGGAGTTTCGGTAAATGAGCTAAAGCATGCTTTAGAGGACGCCACACGTAGTGCCTATACGCAGCGCCAAAATACGAACGGCAGTATTCCTCTCACCACACAGGCAGAGCAGGTGATAAAAACGACTTACCTGGAAGCCAAATTCGATGATAGTAAAGTCATCGGCACTGTACACCTTTTGCTTGCCATACTTAGAGACAGAGACGATCCGACTTCAAAAATTTTATCCAAGTATAACGTCACTTACGACGCAGTAAGGGATTTTGCCTCCTGA
- a CDS encoding type II toxin-antitoxin system RelE/ParE family toxin, with amino-acid sequence MPAGGKAVEWSARATNEYLATLGYILQHWGNEAAERFEDSIFHQIDRIARNPAQFPLINQTRAIRRCVGTPQNSIFFREQEKHIQLLSVFDTRQSPDKLKL; translated from the coding sequence ATGCCTGCCGGGGGAAAAGCCGTCGAATGGTCGGCAAGAGCTACGAATGAGTACCTGGCAACACTCGGTTATATTCTGCAACATTGGGGCAACGAAGCTGCCGAAAGATTCGAAGATTCCATTTTCCATCAGATAGACCGTATAGCGCGTAATCCGGCACAGTTTCCGCTGATTAACCAGACCAGGGCAATCAGAAGGTGTGTCGGTACACCCCAGAACTCGATTTTCTTCCGCGAGCAGGAAAAGCACATCCAGCTACTTTCTGTTTTCGACACCAGGCAAAGTCCGGATAAATTAAAGCTTTAA
- the mfd gene encoding transcription-repair coupling factor: MKVKDFLELYRLDSVVQTIAERLKANKSYRLQLKGLAGSQDAVLASAIYTLQPQHQLFVLHDKEEAAYFYTDLKNLLGEEKEIMLFPTSYKRPYSFDDTENANILMRAEVLNRLNQKTGKGELIVTYPEALTEKVINKKSLVENTLGAKVGEKLDVNFLSEMLAEYGFERTEFVYEAGQYAVRGGIVDVYSYANDLPYRIELFGDEIESIRTFDPDTQLSVEAKKTISIIPNVQTKLLQETREAFLDFIPANTTLWFKDVRQTLDVIDEYFDKAAHNFGKMLAGSGGTQIVSDPEQLFQTQKQFKKLLDNFNVVEIGKRFHFKGAETIQLQAKPQPSFNKDFKRLVKDLHEQQGKGFVNIIATDSPRQINRLTMIFDELDHDVRFQHLPISLREGFIDQTLKITCYTDHQLFDRFYQHKAKEGHSKSKAMTLKELRSLQPGDYVTHVDYGIGRFAGLEKVEVGGRLQEAIRLVYRDDDLLYVSIHSLHKISKYSGKEGGPPSMSKLGSPEWENKKKKVKSKVKDIAAELISLYAKRKAAPGYAFTKDGFLQAELESSFIYEDTPDQAKSTEDVKADMEQPHPMDRLVCGDVGFGKTEVAIRAAFKAACDGKQVAMLVPTTILAMQHYRTFHQRLEQFPVTVDYINRFKTAKDTKETLKKLAEGKIDILIGTHRLVSKDVKFKDLGLMIVDEEQKFGVKTKEKLKEMKINVDTLTLTATPIPRTLHFSLMGARDLSVIATPPPNRQPVKTELHVFDETLIRDAIVYEMKRGGQVFFVHNRIKDIEEMAAMILRHVPDARVTYAHGQMEPEKLEKRMMKFVNGEYDVLVSTNIIESGLDIENANTIIINRAHMFGLSDLHQMRGRVGRSNKKAYCYLLTPPVAGLPSDARKRLSTLEEFSDLGEGFKIAMRDLDIRGAGNLLGGEQSGFITDLGFEMYHQVLDDAIKELKETEFRDLFLKDNLEQFVEPVRECSIETDMEVLIPDWYVSNISERLSLYSKLDSTKDLSELEKLRDSIVDRFGPLPEQVQQLVDIVKLRWQAQQLGFEKLTIKKEVMKGYIPSENNDAYFQSDTFGNILKYVQQHPRRSRLKEAKHKLVVTVEDIRSIKDAKAVFEGLGVKETAPVQSP, translated from the coding sequence ATGAAAGTTAAAGATTTCTTAGAACTGTATCGTCTCGACAGCGTGGTGCAGACCATTGCCGAGCGGCTGAAGGCCAACAAGAGTTATCGCCTGCAACTGAAGGGCCTGGCGGGCAGCCAGGACGCCGTGCTGGCCTCGGCCATATATACCCTGCAGCCGCAGCACCAGCTCTTCGTGCTGCACGACAAGGAAGAGGCTGCTTACTTTTATACCGACCTCAAAAACCTGCTCGGCGAAGAAAAGGAAATCATGCTTTTCCCGACCTCCTACAAGCGCCCCTACAGCTTCGACGACACCGAGAACGCCAACATCCTGATGCGGGCCGAGGTGCTCAACCGCCTCAACCAGAAAACCGGCAAAGGCGAACTGATCGTGACGTACCCCGAGGCGCTTACGGAGAAGGTAATCAACAAAAAATCACTGGTCGAGAACACGCTGGGCGCGAAGGTGGGGGAGAAGCTGGACGTGAATTTCCTGAGCGAGATGCTGGCGGAATATGGCTTCGAGCGCACCGAGTTTGTATATGAGGCGGGCCAGTACGCCGTGCGCGGCGGCATCGTGGACGTGTACTCCTACGCCAACGACCTGCCCTACCGCATCGAGCTGTTCGGTGACGAGATTGAGAGCATCCGCACCTTCGACCCCGACACGCAACTGTCGGTGGAGGCAAAAAAAACCATCTCGATTATCCCCAACGTGCAGACGAAGCTGCTGCAGGAAACGCGCGAGGCCTTCCTCGATTTTATCCCCGCCAACACCACCCTCTGGTTCAAAGACGTGCGCCAGACGCTGGACGTGATAGACGAGTATTTCGACAAGGCCGCGCACAACTTCGGGAAGATGCTGGCGGGCAGCGGCGGCACCCAGATTGTATCAGACCCGGAGCAGCTGTTCCAGACGCAGAAACAGTTCAAAAAGCTGCTCGACAATTTCAACGTGGTGGAGATCGGCAAGCGCTTTCACTTCAAAGGCGCCGAAACCATACAACTGCAGGCCAAGCCGCAGCCCTCGTTCAATAAGGATTTCAAGCGGCTGGTAAAGGATTTGCACGAGCAGCAGGGCAAAGGCTTCGTGAATATCATCGCCACCGACTCGCCGCGCCAGATAAACCGCCTCACCATGATTTTCGATGAGCTGGACCACGACGTGCGCTTCCAGCACCTGCCCATCTCGCTGCGCGAGGGCTTCATCGACCAGACGCTCAAAATCACCTGCTACACCGACCACCAACTGTTCGACCGCTTCTACCAGCACAAGGCCAAGGAAGGGCACTCCAAATCCAAGGCGATGACGCTGAAAGAGTTGCGCTCGCTGCAGCCCGGCGACTATGTGACGCACGTCGATTACGGCATCGGGCGCTTTGCGGGGCTGGAGAAAGTGGAGGTGGGCGGCCGCTTGCAGGAGGCCATCCGGCTGGTGTACCGCGACGACGATTTGCTGTACGTCAGCATCCACTCGCTGCACAAAATAAGCAAGTACAGCGGCAAAGAGGGCGGCCCGCCCAGCATGAGCAAACTGGGCTCGCCGGAGTGGGAAAACAAGAAGAAGAAGGTCAAGAGCAAGGTAAAAGACATTGCCGCCGAGCTCATCAGCCTCTATGCCAAGCGCAAGGCCGCGCCGGGTTATGCCTTCACCAAGGATGGTTTTCTGCAGGCCGAGCTGGAGTCGTCGTTTATATATGAGGACACGCCCGACCAGGCAAAATCGACGGAGGATGTGAAAGCCGACATGGAGCAGCCCCACCCCATGGACCGCCTGGTGTGCGGCGACGTGGGCTTCGGCAAAACGGAGGTGGCCATCCGCGCCGCTTTCAAAGCCGCCTGCGACGGCAAACAGGTAGCCATGCTGGTGCCCACCACCATCCTGGCCATGCAGCACTACCGCACCTTCCACCAGCGGCTGGAGCAGTTCCCGGTCACGGTGGATTACATCAACCGCTTCAAAACGGCCAAGGACACGAAAGAGACGCTGAAGAAGCTGGCGGAGGGCAAAATCGACATTCTGATTGGCACGCACCGCCTCGTGAGCAAGGATGTGAAGTTCAAGGACCTCGGATTGATGATCGTGGATGAGGAGCAGAAGTTCGGGGTGAAAACAAAGGAGAAGCTCAAGGAGATGAAAATCAACGTGGACACGCTCACGCTGACGGCCACGCCCATTCCGCGCACGCTGCACTTCTCGCTGATGGGCGCCCGCGACCTGAGCGTGATTGCCACGCCGCCGCCCAATCGCCAGCCGGTCAAAACAGAGCTGCACGTGTTTGATGAGACGCTGATCCGCGATGCCATTGTGTACGAGATGAAGCGCGGCGGGCAGGTCTTTTTTGTACACAACCGCATCAAAGATATTGAAGAGATGGCTGCCATGATTTTGCGCCACGTGCCCGACGCCCGCGTAACCTACGCCCACGGCCAGATGGAGCCGGAGAAGCTTGAAAAGCGCATGATGAAGTTCGTGAACGGCGAGTACGACGTGCTGGTGAGCACCAACATCATCGAGTCGGGCCTCGACATTGAGAACGCCAACACCATCATCATCAACCGCGCCCATATGTTCGGTTTGTCGGATTTGCACCAGATGCGCGGCCGCGTGGGCCGCTCCAACAAAAAAGCCTATTGCTACCTGCTCACGCCGCCGGTGGCCGGACTGCCTTCGGACGCCCGCAAGCGCCTGAGCACGCTGGAAGAATTCTCCGATTTGGGCGAGGGGTTCAAGATTGCCATGCGCGACCTGGATATACGCGGCGCGGGTAACCTGCTGGGCGGCGAGCAGAGCGGCTTCATCACTGACCTTGGCTTCGAGATGTACCACCAGGTGCTTGACGATGCCATCAAAGAGCTCAAAGAAACGGAATTCCGCGACCTGTTCCTGAAAGACAACCTGGAGCAGTTTGTGGAGCCGGTGCGCGAGTGCTCTATCGAAACGGATATGGAGGTGCTGATTCCGGACTGGTATGTGAGCAACATCTCGGAGCGCCTGAGCCTCTACAGCAAACTCGACAGCACGAAGGACCTGTCCGAACTCGAAAAGCTACGTGACAGCATCGTGGACCGCTTCGGCCCCTTGCCGGAGCAGGTGCAGCAACTGGTGGACATTGTGAAGCTGCGCTGGCAGGCCCAGCAGCTTGGCTTCGAGAAGCTCACCATCAAAAAGGAAGTGATGAAAGGCTATATCCCGTCCGAGAACAACGACGCCTACTTCCAGTCCGACACCTTTGGTAACATCCTGAAGTACGTGCAGCAGCATCCGCGCCGCTCGCGCCTGAAAGAAGCAAAGCACAAACTGGTGGTGACGGTGGAGGATATCCGGAGCATAAAAGACGCGAAAGCGGTATTTGAGGGGCTTGGTGTGAAAGAAACTGCCCCGGTGCAAAGCCCCTGA
- a CDS encoding PAS domain-containing protein translates to MPESNAIPPHICFGSVFHALPGLYLVMAPDLTILDVTEAYLRALFLRREDIVNKNILATFPDTANASHSNARQELEQSLDHVLRHRQPHTMPVLRYDLPLPAENGGAFEQHYWNTTHTPVFLAGGEIAYILQQTRDITHQVRQEQKVRYSQAQLSMLTSAAHAVAWEYDLLQDRLHWGTGLKEVLGYTPEEMGLDGHSWNSRVHPEDYAAMQESITKATAAGEKTWTGEYRFLKADGTYAHVLDQGYIIYDENNRAVRTIGSIMDVSRSKLAEQELEESNSRFRHLLEVLPHMAWTADAQGGSLFFNENWYSYTGMRRGQTDGWISVVHPDDSAQVLTVWHEAIVKGQMFEMEYRVRNALDGSYRWFLERGVPMSGADGRPTLWMGTFTDIEEQKQALQQLQQKDLQMENVLRLSPAHLCLLKGPSHICRYVTPGVYNLYGNRQYLGRTAREIWPELQRLGFQDLLDQVYQKGDTVQISEFKAEVDRYRNGRLQEAYFNFKYQPLLENGEVEGILISAVEVTELVEAKRRAEALAQAQRRQ, encoded by the coding sequence ATGCCCGAAAGTAACGCCATACCCCCTCACATTTGCTTCGGGTCTGTCTTTCATGCCCTGCCTGGGCTATACCTGGTCATGGCGCCCGACCTGACCATACTGGACGTCACAGAAGCTTACCTGCGGGCGCTCTTTCTGAGGCGTGAGGACATTGTGAACAAAAATATACTGGCTACTTTCCCGGACACAGCAAATGCATCCCATTCCAATGCAAGGCAGGAGTTGGAGCAGTCCCTGGACCACGTGCTCCGGCACAGGCAGCCGCACACCATGCCCGTGCTGCGCTATGACCTGCCGCTTCCGGCGGAGAACGGAGGTGCTTTTGAGCAGCATTACTGGAACACGACCCATACGCCCGTCTTTTTGGCCGGGGGAGAGATTGCCTACATCCTGCAGCAAACCCGCGACATTACCCACCAGGTGCGGCAGGAGCAGAAAGTGCGCTACAGCCAGGCACAACTGAGCATGCTGACGAGCGCCGCGCATGCGGTGGCCTGGGAGTACGACCTGCTGCAGGACCGCCTGCACTGGGGCACCGGTCTGAAGGAGGTGCTGGGCTATACTCCGGAAGAGATGGGCCTTGATGGCCACTCCTGGAACAGCCGCGTACATCCCGAGGATTATGCTGCCATGCAGGAGAGCATCACCAAAGCCACGGCCGCTGGCGAGAAGACCTGGACGGGCGAATACCGGTTTCTGAAGGCCGACGGCACCTACGCCCACGTGCTGGACCAGGGGTACATCATATATGACGAGAACAACCGCGCCGTGCGCACCATCGGGTCTATCATGGATGTGTCGCGCAGCAAGCTGGCAGAGCAGGAACTGGAGGAAAGCAACAGCCGGTTCCGGCACCTGCTGGAGGTGCTGCCGCACATGGCCTGGACCGCCGACGCGCAGGGCGGGTCGCTGTTCTTTAACGAGAACTGGTACAGCTACACGGGCATGCGGCGAGGACAGACCGACGGCTGGATCAGCGTGGTACACCCGGACGATTCTGCCCAGGTGCTGACGGTGTGGCATGAGGCCATCGTGAAGGGCCAGATGTTTGAGATGGAGTACCGCGTCCGCAACGCCTTGGACGGCAGCTACCGCTGGTTTCTGGAGCGCGGCGTGCCCATGTCGGGTGCCGATGGCAGGCCCACGCTGTGGATGGGCACTTTTACCGATATAGAGGAGCAGAAGCAGGCGCTGCAGCAACTGCAGCAGAAAGACCTGCAGATGGAGAATGTCCTGCGCCTCTCCCCAGCACACCTGTGCCTGCTGAAGGGGCCCAGCCATATATGCCGCTACGTCACGCCTGGCGTATACAATCTCTATGGCAACCGGCAGTACCTGGGCCGCACCGCCCGCGAGATATGGCCCGAACTGCAGCGCCTCGGCTTTCAGGACCTCCTGGACCAGGTGTACCAGAAAGGGGACACCGTGCAGATCAGTGAATTCAAGGCAGAGGTTGACCGCTACCGGAACGGGAGGCTGCAGGAAGCATACTTCAACTTCAAGTACCAGCCACTGCTGGAAAATGGCGAGGTAGAGGGTATCCTGATATCTGCCGTGGAGGTGACGGAGTTGGTGGAGGCAAAGAGAAGGGCGGAGGCCCTTGCCCAGGCGCAGCGGCGCCAGTAG
- a CDS encoding response regulator: MKKLNTVLLVDDDETTNYLNHRLLSRMEIASDIRVVTDGEEAMNYLKRAFAASTDYPRPELIFVDIKMSGMDGFEFLEEYQRLAADEKEGTVMLMLTSSASFYDLEKLKQFPDVRRHYSKPLTESDVREILQTYF, encoded by the coding sequence ATGAAAAAACTGAATACCGTGCTCCTGGTGGACGACGACGAGACAACGAATTATCTGAATCACCGCCTGCTGTCGCGCATGGAGATTGCCTCCGACATCCGTGTGGTGACAGACGGGGAGGAGGCGATGAATTACCTGAAGCGGGCTTTCGCCGCCTCAACAGACTACCCCCGCCCTGAGCTCATTTTCGTGGACATCAAGATGTCGGGCATGGACGGGTTTGAGTTCCTGGAGGAGTACCAGCGGCTCGCCGCCGACGAGAAAGAGGGAACCGTGATGCTGATGCTGACCTCCTCGGCCAGCTTTTACGATCTCGAAAAACTGAAGCAGTTTCCCGACGTGCGCCGCCACTACTCCAAGCCCCTGACCGAGTCGGATGTGCGCGAAATCCTGCAGACCTACTTTTAA
- a CDS encoding uracil-DNA glycosylase family protein: MPELEDLLQRIRACRLCEAHLPLGPRPVLHASATAKLLIVGQAPGTKVHASRIPWDDQSGRRLRQWLGLEPAAFYDAAQVAIIPMGFCYPGKGKSGDLPPRPECAAHWHQSLLALLPDIQLTLLVGKYAQDYFLGRTARPTLTETVANWHEYLPRYMPLPHPSPRNQFWLRRNPWFEAGAVPALQQLVAQLVVKT; this comes from the coding sequence ATGCCCGAATTAGAAGATCTACTGCAAAGGATAAGGGCCTGCCGCCTCTGCGAAGCACACCTGCCCCTGGGCCCGCGCCCGGTGCTGCACGCCAGCGCCACCGCCAAACTCCTGATTGTGGGGCAGGCGCCCGGCACCAAGGTGCATGCCAGCCGCATTCCCTGGGACGACCAGAGCGGCAGGCGGCTGCGGCAGTGGCTCGGGCTGGAGCCCGCCGCGTTTTATGATGCGGCACAAGTTGCCATCATCCCGATGGGCTTCTGCTATCCCGGCAAGGGGAAAAGCGGCGACCTGCCGCCCCGCCCGGAGTGCGCCGCGCACTGGCATCAGTCACTTCTCGCGTTATTGCCCGATATCCAACTCACGCTGCTGGTCGGGAAGTATGCGCAGGATTACTTTTTAGGCCGCACCGCCAGGCCCACGCTCACGGAAACGGTGGCCAACTGGCACGAGTACCTGCCGCGGTATATGCCCCTGCCGCACCCGTCGCCCCGCAACCAGTTCTGGCTCCGGCGCAACCCGTGGTTCGAGGCCGGCGCGGTGCCGGCGCTGCAGCAACTCGTGGCGCAACTGGTGGTAAAAACCTAG